A single genomic interval of Rhododendron vialii isolate Sample 1 chromosome 3a, ASM3025357v1 harbors:
- the LOC131320454 gene encoding wall-associated receptor kinase-like 20, protein MALISTTLLFTAALLISAAAAATCPNCGTTPVPYPLSTGPNCGDQSYKILCDNNNNDYSLKFQTLNNTYPITTITPETQRFVIQPSAFLPNACVTQDLSTLGIQMNPSLPFNITSSNTILYLNCTPLLLSSPLNCSSASLCHAYANSTGGACRNAPICCTFRAGGSTTSYMVRVRDSGCRAYTSFVDLDYGLPVNRWPGPGLEIQWVSPPEPVCGSQADCDSNSTCGADPNGNGVRRCYCNSGLYWDPIDGSCAERVTCQNPDGCGNSTDRTALIAGLTSGLGTALVASIIGILLYKRHRRIKEAQDRLTREREEILNANGGGRSAKVFSGKEIKRATNNFSRDRLLGSGGYGEVYKGFLNDGTVVAVKCAKLGNTKGTEQVLNEVRILCQVNHRSLVGLLGCCVELQQPLLVYEYVAHGNLFDHLHGPSRSQIFWNHRLRIAQATAEGLAYLHFSAVPPIYHRDVKSSNILLDEKLNAKVSDFGLSRLAHTDLSHVSTCAQGTLGYLDPEYYRNYQLTDKSDVYSFGVVLLELLTSQKAIDFNRDADDVNLAVYVGRMVEEERIVDAVDPMLKEGASELELETMKALGFLAVGCLEERRQNRPSMKEVVEEIEYIISLATAKVVA, encoded by the exons aTGGCACTCATTTCCACTACGCTGCTCTTCACGGCGGCGCTGCTAATCTCCgcagccgccgccgccacctGCCCCAACTGCGGCACCACCCCAGTCCCCTACCCCCTCAGCACCGGACCAAACTGCGGCGACCAATCCTATAAAATCCTCTgcgacaacaacaacaacgactACTCCCTCAAATTCCAAACCCTAAACAACACCTACcccatcaccaccatcaccccCGAGACCCAACGCTTCGTCATCCAGCCCTCCGCCTTCCTACCCAACGCCTGCGTCACACAGGATCTCTCCACCCTGGGCATCCAAATGAACCCCTCCCTCCCCTTCAACATCACCAGCAGCAACACCATCCTGTACCTCAACTGCACCCCTCTCCTCCTCAGCTCCCCCCTCAACTGCTCCTCCGCCAGCCTCTGCCACGCCTACGCCAACTCCACCGGCGGCGCGTGCCGGAACGCGCCGATCTGCTGCACGTTCCGGGCGGGGGGGTCGACGACGTCGTACATGGTGCGGGTCAGGGACTCAGGGTGCCGGGCGTACACGAGTTTCGTTGATTTGGACTACGGGTTGCCGGTGAACCGGTGGCCGGGGCCCGGGTTGGAGATCCAGTGGGTGTCGCCGCCGGAGCCGGTTTGCGGATCGCAGGCGGATTGTGATTCGAACTCGACGTGCGGGGCGGATCCGAATGGGAATGGGGTGCGGAGGTGTTACTGTAACTCGGGTCTTTATTGGGACCCGATTGATGGGTCGTGTGCTGAAC GTGTGACGTGTCAGAATCCGGACGGTTGTGGGAATTCAACGGATCGGACTGCGCTTATCGCCG GTTTAACCTCGGGTCTGGGCACAGCACTCGTTGCATCAATAATCGGCATCCTACTCTACAAACGCCACCGCCGCATCAAAGAAGCGCAAGATCGTCTCACCAGAGAGCGCGAAGAGATCCTCAACGCCAATGGCGGCGGCAGGTCTGCTAAAGTCTTCTCCGGCAAGGAGATCAAGCGAGCCACCAACAACTTCTCCCGCGACCGCCTCCTCGGCTCTGGCGGCTACGGCGAGGTCTACAAAGGATTCCTCAATGATGGCACTGTGGTCGCTGTCAAGTGCGCCAAGCTCGGAAACACCAAGGGCACCGAGCAAGTCCTCAACGAGGTCCGGATCCTCTGCCAGGTCAATCACCGCAGCCTCGTCGGCCTCCTCGGCTGCTGCGTCGAGCTCCAACAACCGCTCCTAGTTTACGAATATGTCGCTCACGGAAACCTCTTCGACCACTTACATGGCCCCAGTCGGagtcaaatattttggaaccaCCGCCTGCGAATCGCCCAAGCGACGGCGGAAGGGCTGGCCTACCTCCACTTCTCTGCCGTGCCGCCGATCTACCACCGTGACGTGAAATCGAGCAACATTTTGCTTGATGAGAAATTGAACGCGAAGGTTTCAGATTTCGGATTATCTCGTTTGGCTCATACAGATTTGAGCCACGTATCGACGTGTGCGCAGGGTACACTAGGGTATCTGGATCCAGAGTACTACCGGAACTACCAATTGACGGATAAGAGTGATGTTTATAGCTTCGGAGTGGTGCTTTTGGAGCTGTTGACGTCTCAAAAGGCAATTGATTTCAATAGGGATGCAGATGATGTGAATTTGGCAGTTTACGTAGGGAGAATGGTGGAGGAAGAGAGGATAGTGGACGCAGTTGATCCAATGCTGAAGGAAGGAGCGAGTGAATTGGAGTTGGAGACAATGAAGGCATTAGGGTTTTTGGCCGTCGGGTGCTTGGAGGAGAGGAGACAGAATCGGCCTTCGATGAAGGAGGTTGTGGAGGAGATTGAGTACATAATCAGTCTTGCTACGGCCAAGGTGGTGGCGTAG